The Candidatus Methylomirabilota bacterium region ACGTTGTTGGTCTGGATGGCGACCTTGCAGGCCCGCACCCCGTCCGTCGTCACGCAACGCTCGGCGGTCTTCTCGGTCGTCGCCGGGATGTAGAAGGCGGCCTCCCGCGGCGCATAGGGGTTGCGGATGTCCATGGCCCGGACACCGCCGTTGAAGTAGGCGATGAACACGAGCTTGCGATAGAAGATCGGCGCGAACGACTCGTTGCTCGAGTGCGGGCCGAAGCGGCCGCCCCGGCGGCAGAAGTTGCCCTTCGACTCCGGCACCTCGAAGGTGGCCACCGAGAACGGCTTGGCCTCGGTAGTGATGTCGATGACGAACGTCGCATGCCGGTACTCCCGGCACTCGTTGGCGGTGGCCTCGGAGACGAGCACGACGAAGTCACGCACGCGTCCCTGGGTGTTGGGCGCCCAGTCGGGGATCGTCACGCCCAGCACGGGAAATGCGGTGTGGCCACCCCAGTTCGGTGACATGTAAAGTCGGCTGATCTCGGGAAAGTTGAGATTCGCCGCCGTCGGCTCCTGGGGGCCGGTGAGAAGCTTCTGGCGGTCCACGATCTGGAGGGCGCCCTCGGCGCTGGTGCCGTGGGCGAAGTAGACACGGTTGCCCAGGGCGATGGGACCGTGGGCGCCGTGGGCGATCGGGATCGGCCCGGTCGAGCCCGGCTCCTGGCCGGCCAGGCCGAAGTCGCGGATGAAGACCGGCTTGGCCGGGTCGCTGAGGTCGTAGATCTTCGTCATGCGCCAGGTCCGCCAGCCCGACGGACCGAGCGTGAGCGGGTCGCGCTTGACCAGATCGCCCGCGATCAAGTAGGCGATGCCGGTGTCACACTCCCACCAGTTCTTGTGGGTCGAGGTGAGGCCGGAGACGACCGTGCTCAACTTCTCCGGCTTGGCGGGGTCGGTGACGTCCCAGATCTCGTGTGCCGAGTTGGGGACCGAGTTTCCGAGTGTCCGGAGCAGGTACGTTTTGCCCGCCGTTCCCTTCGGGAGACGACTGCCTTCGCACAGGCGCGCCATCTGGGCGCCGCCTCCCTCGGCGGCGCCGGGTATCCCGGGGATGTGGGCGAGATAGCGCGGCCGGGCAGGATCGGTGACGTCGACGATCGACGTGCCATTGTCTTCCTCGACCCCCGTCAGTGGATTGCGCGCGCGCCCGCCGTGGTGGCCGACGTACGCGATCCAGCGTCCGCGCTGTTGGTGGATCATGGGCTGGTAGGCCGAGCGGCCCTGGAGGTCGTCGGAGCCGGCCAGCTCCATGTCGTGTCCCTCGGCGCCGTGACCGCGCGGGGGCGCCTGGGAGGACGCGGGCCCCGCCGCGAGCGAGAGCAGGACGAAGCCAAGGACGATCAGCGAAGGCCGTCGTAGCGAGGGTGCCATGGCGTCTCCTTTTCGTGTGTCGCGAGCCGATCAGAAGCTCTCGGCGGCGTCGGGGCGCCACCGCGTCAGGCGCGCCTCCACGGCCTTCACCGAGAAGGTCAGCGCCAGGGACAGCGCCATGAGGACCAGGACCCCGGCGAACATCACGTCGGCCCGGTAGCTGGAGGCGGCCGCGGCGATCATGTAGCCGAGGCCGCGGCTGGCCCCGAAGAACTCGCCGACGACCACGCCCAGGATGGCCCGCCCGATCGCCAGGCGCAGCCCGGCCACCACGTACGGCAGCGCGCCGGGCAGCACGACCATCCGGGCCACCTGCCACTCGCTCCCCCCGAAGGAGCGCACCACGTTCACCAGGACGGGGTCCGCGTTCCGCACGCCTTCGTAGGTGTTCACGAGCAGCGGGAACACGGCGCCGAGGAACACGATCATCACCTTGGACCATACCCCGATGCCGAACCACAGCATCAGCAGCGGCAGCCACACGATCCGGGGCGTGGCGTTGAGCGCGGTCACGAAGGGGTCGAACAGATCGTCCAGCCAGCGCACGCGCCCGAGCAGGACGCCGAGGGGAAGCCCGACCGCGACCGACAGGCCGAGCCCTATCAGGAACTCCAGCGCGCTCACCGTGAAGTGCTGCTGGAGCTCACCGCCCCTCAGGAGACCCACGAGGGCCACGGCGATCTCCGATGGTGTCGCGAAGAAGAGCCGCGCGCCTCTGGGAAGCGGCAGGAGCCTGGGGAGCGCCTCCCACACGAGGAGCGGGAGCAGGAGGGACGCGGTTGCCCACGCGTAACGTTCGCGATTCATCTCAGCGCTGGCCGGTCCGCCAGGGCGCCACGACGGCCTCCAGACGGCGCACCGCGCTCGTCAGCCCGACCGCGACCACGGCCAGCACCAGGATGCCCGCGAACATCTCAGGCAGCCGGTAGGTGTCGCCGAAGCGCGAGATGGCGAAGCCCAGCCCCTCCGACGCCGCGTAGAACTCGCCGACCAGGATGCCGACGAGACCGCGCCCGATGGCCAGGCGCGCCGCCGCGACGATGTAGGGGACGACGCCAGGCAGGATCACCTTGGTGTAGAGATCGCGCTCGGTGCCGCCGAAGGACCGCACGACGTTGACGAGCAGCGGGTCCGTGCAGCGGACGCCGGCGTACGTGTTGAAGATGAACGGAAAGACCGCGAGCAGGAAGACCAGGAGCGCCTTGGCCGCGATCCCCACCCCGGCGGTGATGATGAGCAGCGGAGCCAGCGCGATGAGCGGGCTCGCGTAGAGGGCGGTCAGCAACGGGTCGAGGGCCCACTCCGCGCGGCGCCGCCACCCCATGACCAGCCCCACCGGGATTCCCACGAGCACGGCCAGGCCGAACCCG contains the following coding sequences:
- a CDS encoding ABC transporter permease, whose protein sequence is MNRERYAWATASLLLPLLVWEALPRLLPLPRGARLFFATPSEIAVALVGLLRGGELQQHFTVSALEFLIGLGLSVAVGLPLGVLLGRVRWLDDLFDPFVTALNATPRIVWLPLLMLWFGIGVWSKVMIVFLGAVFPLLVNTYEGVRNADPVLVNVVRSFGGSEWQVARMVVLPGALPYVVAGLRLAIGRAILGVVVGEFFGASRGLGYMIAAAASSYRADVMFAGVLVLMALSLALTFSVKAVEARLTRWRPDAAESF
- a CDS encoding ABC transporter permease, with amino-acid sequence MARRRLVLGGFSVVAFFLAWEVLLSLVRWDPFFMTKPSLIAKAVQEQILGGRLWHDMTVSAQAFVVGFGLAVLVGIPVGLVMGWRRRAEWALDPLLTALYASPLIALAPLLIITAGVGIAAKALLVFLLAVFPFIFNTYAGVRCTDPLLVNVVRSFGGTERDLYTKVILPGVVPYIVAAARLAIGRGLVGILVGEFYAASEGLGFAISRFGDTYRLPEMFAGILVLAVVAVGLTSAVRRLEAVVAPWRTGQR